Proteins from a genomic interval of Macrobrachium nipponense isolate FS-2020 chromosome 28, ASM1510439v2, whole genome shotgun sequence:
- the LOC135201352 gene encoding homeobox even-skipped homolog protein 2-like: MSPNDSAGRDPQQNNMDPLPRDQGVPDSPPYSPSSQGSATPPPPPLPGFQDGIEVVLDADNFNRPGGERPRANNNRLFTRRSRNRHRGESSSSSSSSRGSNNSSPEVRRYRTSFSREQLSRLEGEFFRETYVSKQKRRELSRDLSLAESTIKVWYQNRRMKEKRQKLSVSFWPYSCPAMAPCFPAAARYYSGVNYIANAPYAAPYAPYPGPSVGYAPGPSPGIPPPPLAYHGGHVPGCPTSHVHPDYCRCVYYALACRAAAAAAAAAAAAPAPAPAPNPLLVPQYPLPAPMRNPQPFVLPAEAAQRNARAAARPPPQQVAPRQENVPSASALPQLFKPYAEEPAKKSE; encoded by the exons ATGTCTCCGAACGATAGCGCGGGTCGTGATCCCCAACAGAACAATATGGATCCCTTGCCTAGGGATCAGGGCGTCCCTGACAGCCCGCCCTACAGCCCTAGCTCCCAGGGAAGCGCCacgcctcccccaccccccttgccTGGTTTCCAAGACGGGATCGAGGTCGTGCTCGATGCAGATAACTTCAATA GACCTGGTGGTGAGAGGCCGAGGGCCAATAATAACAGACTCTTCACCAGAAGGAGCAGAAATAGACATAGGGGCGaaagtagcagtagcagtagcagtagcagggGCAGCAACAACTCATCTCCAGAAGTAAGGAGGTACCGCACATCCTTCTCCAGGGAACAACTCTCAAGATTGGAGGGAGAGTTCTTCAGGGAAACATACGTCAGTAAGCAGAAGCGAAGGGAGTTGTCGAGGGACTTGTCCCTTGCGGAATCCACGATAAAG GTGTGGTATCAGAACAGGCGCATGAAAGAAAAGAGGCAGAAGTTATCCGTATCCTTCTGGCCTTACTCGTGTCCTGCCATGGCACCGTGCTTCCCCGCCGCCGCTCGTTACTACTCCGGAGTGAACTACATCGCCAATGCTCCTTACGCAGCCCCTTACGCGCCTTACCCGGGGCCCTCCGTCGGTTATGCCCCTGGACCCTCACCGGGCATTCCCCCGCCACCCTTAGCCTATCACGGAGGTCACGTCCCCGGGTGTCCTACTTCTCACGTCCACCCAGATTATTGCCGCTGCGTCTATTACGCCCTCGCCTGTAgggcggctgctgctgctgccgccgctgctgctgcagcacctgcccccgcccccgccccaaaCCCGTTGCTCGTTCCGCAATACCCTCTCCCAGCCCCGATGCGCAATCCTCAGCCGTTCGTGCTTCCAGCCGAGGCCGCCCAGCGTAACGCCCGGGCAGCAGCCCGTCCACCGCCCCAGCAGGTGG